From one Bacteroides eggerthii genomic stretch:
- the rbr gene encoding rubrerythrin: protein MAKSVKGTRTEKNLLTSFAGESQARMRYTYFASVAKKEGYEQIAAIFTETADQEKEHAKRMFKWLEGGMVEITASYPAGVIGTTLENLQEAAAGEHEEWSLDYPGFADVADEEGFPEIALMYRNIAIAEKGHEERYRAFIKNIETASVFAKEGEVVWQCRNCGFIYTGKEAPQVCPACLHPQAYFEVKKENY, encoded by the coding sequence ATGGCTAAAAGTGTTAAAGGAACCCGTACTGAAAAGAATTTATTGACTTCATTTGCCGGTGAATCGCAAGCAAGAATGCGCTATACTTACTTTGCAAGCGTTGCTAAAAAAGAAGGTTACGAACAAATTGCTGCTATTTTCACAGAAACAGCCGACCAGGAAAAGGAACACGCTAAACGTATGTTCAAGTGGTTGGAAGGCGGAATGGTGGAAATCACAGCTTCTTATCCTGCCGGCGTTATCGGTACTACTCTTGAAAATCTTCAGGAAGCTGCTGCCGGTGAACATGAAGAATGGTCATTGGATTATCCGGGCTTTGCTGATGTTGCCGATGAAGAAGGTTTCCCCGAAATTGCCTTGATGTATCGCAATATTGCTATTGCTGAAAAGGGACACGAAGAACGCTATCGCGCTTTTATCAAGAATATTGAAACAGCTTCCGTATTTGCAAAGGAAGGCGAGGTTGTATGGCAATGCCGTAACTGTGGTTTCATCTATACCGGTAAAGAAGCTCCTCAGGTATGTCCGGCATGTTTGCATCCGCAGGCCTATTTTGAGGTAAAGAAAGAGAACTATTAG
- a CDS encoding SulP family inorganic anion transporter yields MKAFEFKPKLYTALKNYSKELFMADLMAGIIVGIVALPLAIAFGIASGVSPEKGIITAIIAGFIISLLGGSKVQIGGPTGAFIVIIYGIIQQYGEAGLIVATLMAGVILILLGVFKLGAVIKFIPYPIIVGFTSGIAITIFTTQIADIFGLSFGGEKVPGDFIGKWLVYFRHFDTVNWWNTVVSIASIFIIAITPRFSKKIPGSLIAIIVVTIAVYLMKTYGGISCIDTIGDRFSIKAELPDAVMPALDWEAVKNLFPVAITIAILGAIESLLSATVADGVIGDKHDSNTELIAQGVANMATPLFGGIPATGAIARTMANINNGGKSPVAGIIHAVVLLLILLLLMPLAQYIPMGCLAGVLVIVSYNMSGWRVFKALLKNPKSDVTVLLITFFLTVIFDLTIAIEVGLVIACVLFMRRVMETTEISVIKDEIDPNTESDIATNEEHLIIPEGVEVYEINGPYFFGIATKFEEVMAQLGDRPKVRVIRMRKVPFIDSTGIHNLESLCKMSQKEKITVVLSGVNAKVHQVLEKSGFYTLLGEENICPNINVALERARKLAE; encoded by the coding sequence ATGAAAGCGTTCGAATTCAAGCCTAAACTATATACGGCTTTAAAAAACTACTCAAAAGAACTTTTTATGGCAGACCTGATGGCCGGTATCATTGTAGGTATCGTAGCCCTGCCACTTGCCATTGCGTTTGGTATTGCATCGGGTGTATCACCTGAAAAAGGCATTATTACGGCTATTATTGCCGGTTTTATAATCTCCCTGCTGGGCGGCAGCAAAGTTCAGATCGGCGGCCCTACCGGTGCATTCATCGTTATCATTTACGGCATTATTCAGCAATATGGAGAGGCAGGACTGATTGTAGCCACGCTGATGGCAGGCGTCATTCTCATTCTGTTAGGAGTGTTCAAGCTGGGAGCAGTCATTAAGTTTATCCCCTATCCCATTATTGTAGGTTTCACAAGCGGCATTGCAATCACGATCTTTACCACCCAGATTGCAGATATATTCGGACTGAGTTTCGGTGGAGAGAAGGTTCCGGGAGACTTTATCGGGAAATGGCTGGTCTACTTCCGCCATTTCGACACTGTCAACTGGTGGAATACAGTTGTCAGCATCGCCAGTATCTTCATCATTGCCATTACTCCGAGATTCTCAAAGAAGATACCCGGTTCGCTCATCGCCATTATCGTGGTGACCATTGCAGTCTATCTGATGAAAACCTATGGCGGCATTAGCTGCATCGACACCATCGGCGACCGTTTCAGCATTAAAGCGGAACTTCCCGATGCTGTGATGCCTGCCTTGGACTGGGAAGCCGTCAAGAACCTGTTTCCCGTTGCCATTACGATTGCCATACTGGGAGCCATAGAGTCTTTGCTTTCGGCTACCGTAGCCGACGGCGTAATCGGTGACAAGCACGACTCCAATACCGAACTGATAGCACAGGGTGTTGCCAACATGGCTACCCCACTTTTCGGCGGTATCCCTGCCACAGGCGCCATTGCCCGTACAATGGCCAACATCAACAACGGCGGCAAGTCACCCGTAGCCGGTATAATCCATGCAGTGGTGCTGCTCTTGATTCTTTTGTTGCTTATGCCGCTGGCACAGTACATCCCAATGGGATGCCTGGCAGGCGTACTGGTGATTGTATCCTATAACATGAGTGGCTGGCGCGTATTCAAAGCACTGCTGAAAAACCCGAAATCGGACGTCACCGTATTATTGATAACTTTCTTCCTGACGGTTATCTTCGATTTGACAATTGCCATTGAAGTAGGCCTGGTCATCGCCTGCGTACTCTTTATGCGCCGCGTCATGGAGACCACCGAGATATCTGTTATCAAAGACGAAATAGACCCGAATACCGAATCGGACATTGCCACAAATGAGGAACATCTCATTATTCCGGAAGGCGTGGAAGTGTACGAAATCAACGGTCCCTATTTCTTCGGCATCGCCACAAAGTTTGAGGAAGTAATGGCGCAACTTGGCGACCGCCCCAAAGTGCGAGTCATCCGCATGCGTAAAGTTCCTTTTATTGACTCTACGGGTATCCACAATCTGGAAAGCCTTTGCAAGATGTCGCAAAAGGAAAAGATAACCGTTGTACTCTCCGGCGTGAACGCCAAAGTGCATCAGGTATTGGAAAAGTCCGGTTTCTACACGCTTTTAGGCGAAGAGAATATCTGCCCCAATATCAATGTGGCACTGGAACGGGCACGCAAGCTGGCCGAGTAA
- a CDS encoding DNA/RNA non-specific endonuclease, with protein sequence MAKRRRSNKKEPKGVIYLIVLACLAAVFHEPIANALRNKLPVPTEKTAKRAETTETTGNPLLPAPLKNVPEQILHRKGYTASYNREHKIPNWVAWELTPEKLIERESRTDKFLPDPDLPESQAVTTDDYKRSGMDRGHMCPAGDNRWHWKAMQESFYMTNICPQNHNLNRGDWKELEEACRLWAKKEGKIYVVCGPVLYRQKHRTIGKKHKITVPEAFFKVILCTNSNPPKAIGFVYKNTSGNHPLDTYVNSVDEVERITGIDFFPALPDNVEKQVEAAYNLDLWKKE encoded by the coding sequence ATGGCAAAGAGAAGAAGAAGCAACAAGAAAGAACCCAAAGGAGTGATTTACCTGATAGTTCTGGCATGCCTTGCGGCCGTCTTCCATGAACCGATAGCCAATGCGCTCCGTAACAAACTGCCCGTTCCCACGGAAAAGACAGCAAAACGGGCAGAAACAACGGAAACCACCGGAAATCCCCTACTGCCGGCTCCACTGAAAAACGTACCCGAACAAATATTGCACCGCAAGGGCTATACCGCCTCCTACAACCGCGAACACAAGATACCGAATTGGGTGGCCTGGGAACTTACACCGGAAAAACTGATAGAACGTGAAAGCCGCACCGACAAATTCCTGCCCGATCCCGACCTGCCCGAAAGCCAAGCGGTAACTACGGACGACTATAAGCGCTCAGGCATGGACAGAGGTCACATGTGCCCTGCCGGTGACAACCGTTGGCATTGGAAAGCCATGCAGGAAAGCTTCTACATGACCAATATCTGCCCCCAAAATCATAACCTGAACCGCGGCGACTGGAAAGAACTGGAAGAAGCCTGCCGCCTGTGGGCAAAAAAAGAAGGGAAAATCTATGTTGTCTGCGGCCCTGTCCTCTACCGCCAAAAGCACCGCACTATCGGAAAAAAACACAAGATCACCGTACCCGAAGCATTTTTCAAAGTCATACTCTGCACAAACAGCAACCCACCGAAAGCCATCGGTTTTGTTTATAAAAATACATCGGGCAACCACCCATTGGACACCTATGTCAACAGCGTGGACGAAGTAGAACGCATCACCGGAATCGATTTCTTCCCAGCCCTGCCGGATAACGTTGAAAAGCAGGTAGAAGCTGCCTATAACCTTGATTTATGGAAGAAAGAATGA
- a CDS encoding SusC/RagA family TonB-linked outer membrane protein, whose amino-acid sequence MRKSILWFVFLTLLTIQSAFAQSFYVKGKVISQEDNEPLIGVSILQEGSGNGVVTDIDGNYSLEVKGTTKTTLVFSYIGMQSQKHEVSAKTGTLNVRLASDAALIDEVVVVAYGTRKKGTIAGAVSAVKSEKLENVPAAGFDQALQGQTPGLSVISNSGEPSKAAVFQIRGTNSINSGTSPLFILDGVPISSSDFNTISPGDIESISVLKDASSTSIYGARAANGVVVITTKRGLAMDKAKVTLRAQYGISQLASNGKWMMMNTPERIQFEKEIGLDAGQDYELLSRTNVNWIDEIFNDRAPLQNYELSVNRATDRLNYYVSGGFYDQEGIAQSSSFRRYNMRANAEVKASNWLKIGTSTMAAYEEIQQTEEGSMALYTPISGSRFMLPYWNPYNKDGSLASENNGTWAGTGQNPIEWMANNPVHYKKYKVLSTVFANITPIKNLTIRTQFGADYSHSTAFMQSYPSYVINNGMGSAGRNSSDVLTLSETTTANYRWELNESHSLNFLLGQEAVNFESTGFQVVSRGQANDKLTNVTSGTRASAWGDSNSSYSYLSFFFRGEYNYKDLYYAEMAARTDASSRFGKDHRWGVFWSLGFMWNIKNESFLKDVEWLTSAQIALSTGTSGNSEIPNYDHLALVAGGPNYNDEAGIYPKQPGNEDLGWEQTWANNVGVRMGLFNRANVNIDFYHKKTSNMLMLVPQSYAVTGDGYSWENIGAMVNRGVEISIDGDIVRTKDFTWNVNANVSYNKNKLVELYNGVQEYVNSTTGLKFVVGRPVHEFFMNRYAGVNPANGDALWYTKDGELTTEFREEDKVMTGKTFDSPWAGGFGTTFAWKGLSLSAQFSWMADRYVMNNDRFFEESNGLYSAYNQSKRLLYDRWKKPGDLTDIPRYGVVAQLDDRFLENASFLRLKNLTLAYVLPQPILKKTNFFTSARIYLQGQNLLTFTGFNGLDPEVASNIYRAQYPASRQYTLGIEVSF is encoded by the coding sequence ATGAGAAAATCAATTCTTTGGTTTGTCTTTCTTACATTATTGACTATTCAATCGGCTTTTGCACAAAGTTTTTATGTAAAAGGCAAGGTTATATCCCAAGAGGATAATGAACCGTTGATTGGCGTGTCAATTTTGCAAGAGGGAAGTGGAAATGGCGTAGTAACCGATATTGACGGAAACTACAGCCTTGAAGTTAAAGGTACGACAAAAACGACTTTAGTCTTTTCGTACATCGGTATGCAATCGCAGAAGCATGAAGTCAGCGCAAAAACTGGTACGCTGAACGTTCGGCTCGCCTCAGACGCCGCATTAATAGACGAAGTAGTGGTAGTGGCGTACGGAACCCGTAAAAAAGGGACAATTGCCGGCGCTGTATCTGCCGTAAAATCGGAAAAATTGGAAAATGTTCCGGCAGCCGGTTTCGACCAGGCGCTGCAAGGACAGACTCCGGGTTTGTCAGTAATCTCCAATTCGGGAGAACCCAGTAAAGCTGCTGTTTTCCAGATTCGCGGTACCAACTCAATCAATTCGGGTACATCCCCGCTGTTTATTCTCGACGGTGTGCCTATTTCCAGTTCTGATTTCAATACAATCAGTCCGGGAGATATTGAATCGATCTCAGTATTGAAAGATGCTTCTTCAACCTCTATCTACGGTGCACGTGCGGCAAACGGCGTGGTAGTAATCACTACCAAGCGCGGTCTGGCTATGGATAAGGCCAAAGTGACCCTGCGTGCCCAGTATGGTATCTCACAGTTGGCATCCAACGGCAAGTGGATGATGATGAACACGCCTGAGCGTATCCAGTTTGAAAAAGAAATCGGCCTGGACGCCGGGCAAGACTACGAACTGCTTTCGCGCACCAACGTCAACTGGATAGATGAAATATTCAACGACCGCGCTCCGCTGCAGAACTACGAACTGTCTGTGAACCGCGCCACCGACCGCTTGAACTATTACGTTTCCGGCGGTTTCTACGATCAGGAAGGTATCGCCCAAAGCTCTTCTTTCCGTCGCTACAACATGCGCGCCAATGCAGAAGTAAAGGCAAGCAACTGGTTGAAGATAGGAACAAGCACGATGGCTGCTTACGAAGAAATCCAGCAAACCGAGGAAGGTTCCATGGCGCTCTATACACCGATTTCAGGTTCACGCTTCATGCTTCCCTACTGGAACCCTTACAACAAAGACGGCTCACTTGCCTCCGAAAACAACGGCACATGGGCAGGAACCGGCCAGAACCCCATTGAATGGATGGCCAACAATCCTGTACATTATAAAAAATATAAGGTGTTGTCCACCGTATTTGCCAACATCACTCCGATCAAGAACCTGACTATCCGTACACAGTTCGGTGCAGACTACTCTCACTCTACGGCTTTCATGCAGTCATACCCAAGTTATGTCATCAACAACGGCATGGGTTCTGCAGGACGCAACTCGTCGGATGTACTGACGCTGAGCGAAACGACCACCGCCAATTATCGCTGGGAACTGAATGAAAGCCATTCGCTCAACTTCCTGCTGGGACAGGAAGCGGTGAACTTCGAATCGACCGGCTTCCAGGTAGTTTCCAGAGGACAAGCCAACGACAAGCTGACGAATGTAACGTCGGGAACACGAGCTTCCGCATGGGGCGATTCAAACAGTTCTTATTCTTACCTGTCGTTCTTCTTCCGCGGCGAATACAACTATAAGGATTTGTACTACGCGGAAATGGCTGCCCGTACGGATGCCTCCTCACGTTTCGGTAAAGACCACCGCTGGGGTGTTTTCTGGTCGCTGGGCTTTATGTGGAACATCAAGAACGAATCATTCCTGAAAGACGTCGAGTGGCTGACCAGCGCTCAAATTGCGTTGAGTACAGGTACATCGGGCAACTCTGAAATACCGAACTATGACCACCTGGCATTAGTGGCAGGCGGTCCCAACTACAACGACGAAGCCGGAATCTATCCCAAACAGCCCGGAAATGAAGATTTAGGCTGGGAGCAGACGTGGGCAAACAATGTGGGCGTCCGCATGGGACTTTTCAACCGCGCCAACGTGAATATCGACTTCTATCATAAGAAAACCAGCAACATGCTGATGCTTGTTCCCCAATCTTACGCGGTGACCGGCGACGGTTACAGTTGGGAAAATATCGGTGCAATGGTAAACCGCGGTGTCGAAATCAGCATAGACGGTGACATCGTCCGCACCAAAGACTTTACGTGGAACGTGAACGCCAATGTTTCTTACAACAAGAACAAGTTGGTGGAACTCTACAACGGCGTACAGGAATACGTAAACTCCACTACCGGACTGAAGTTCGTGGTAGGCCGCCCCGTACACGAATTTTTCATGAACCGCTATGCCGGTGTGAATCCTGCCAACGGTGACGCCCTGTGGTACACCAAAGACGGCGAGCTGACTACCGAATTCCGCGAGGAAGACAAAGTGATGACCGGAAAAACGTTTGACTCTCCATGGGCGGGCGGTTTCGGAACCACTTTTGCATGGAAAGGTCTTTCGTTGTCCGCACAATTCAGCTGGATGGCCGACCGCTACGTGATGAACAACGACCGTTTCTTTGAAGAGAGCAATGGACTGTACAGCGCCTACAACCAGTCCAAACGACTGCTGTATGACCGCTGGAAAAAGCCGGGTGACCTTACCGATATTCCCCGCTACGGCGTAGTGGCGCAACTCGACGACCGTTTTCTGGAGAACGCTTCATTCCTCCGTCTGAAGAACCTGACGCTGGCTTACGTACTTCCGCAGCCGATATTGAAGAAGACCAACTTCTTTACCTCAGCCCGTATCTATCTGCAAGGACAGAACCTGCTGACCTTTACCGGATTCAACGGACTTGACCCGGAAGTGGCAAGCAATATTTACAGAGCACAATACCCGGCTTCACGCCAATACACGTTGGGTATTGAAGTTTCATTCTAA
- a CDS encoding RagB/SusD family nutrient uptake outer membrane protein: protein MIKKIRNYILLAAVALSAASCLDKLPEDEVPFDNAIRSVSDVNQAVIGIYDAFKSSALYSGNLTLLPDLQADFVYAVNGYTNTYGNIWRWKDILATNTDIEAVYQALYAVINRCNFMLDRVDYVRKNTTVDADLDKLDQYCGEAYFARALAYSELIKLFCKAYESDEEAANELGVILTEHYNGNEEMKRASLKDSYQFVLDDLNRAADLLKLEDDFKGTLYDTTYFNEYTVYALRARIALYMKKWDDAIKYSDKVIESNYYTLASCTRQVSQGVSYYQYMWTNDHSIEGIWKVGFTVNSYGGRLGTIFANYDFRNFRPDYVPAEWVIDLYDSNDLRVSSFFKAYTTGYSHGLTWPLLMKYFGNQDFMKQYNILHVTMPKVFRLSEQYLIRAEAYVQKDQPDYAKAGSDISAIRTARYSSYGGSTAMNKENAMDIIEAERVKELYMEGFRLQDLKRWHKGFKRKPQDQSLTNGSSLKVEKDDPLFVWPIPQHELDSPGSQVEPNESNK, encoded by the coding sequence ATGATAAAGAAAATTAGAAATTATATCCTGTTGGCTGCCGTAGCACTGTCTGCCGCTTCGTGTCTGGACAAACTGCCCGAAGACGAAGTTCCTTTTGACAATGCCATCCGGTCGGTGTCCGACGTAAACCAGGCAGTCATCGGCATCTACGATGCCTTCAAGAGCAGCGCCCTGTATTCCGGCAACCTCACTTTGCTGCCCGACCTCCAAGCCGACTTCGTGTACGCCGTAAACGGTTACACCAATACATACGGCAACATCTGGCGCTGGAAAGATATCCTTGCTACGAACACAGACATCGAAGCGGTATACCAAGCCCTGTACGCAGTGATCAATCGCTGTAACTTCATGCTGGATCGCGTGGACTACGTAAGAAAGAACACCACCGTCGATGCCGACCTCGACAAACTGGATCAATATTGCGGCGAAGCCTACTTTGCCCGCGCACTCGCCTACTCGGAACTGATAAAGCTCTTCTGCAAAGCCTACGAAAGCGATGAAGAAGCCGCCAACGAACTGGGCGTGATACTGACCGAGCACTACAACGGCAACGAAGAGATGAAGCGCGCTTCGCTGAAAGACTCTTACCAATTCGTACTGGACGACCTGAACCGCGCCGCCGACCTCCTGAAACTGGAAGACGACTTCAAAGGCACGCTTTACGACACCACCTACTTCAACGAATACACCGTCTATGCCCTGCGCGCACGCATTGCCCTGTACATGAAGAAGTGGGACGACGCCATCAAGTACTCCGACAAAGTGATAGAAAGCAATTATTATACGCTGGCAAGCTGTACAAGACAGGTATCACAGGGCGTAAGCTACTATCAATATATGTGGACCAACGATCACTCCATAGAAGGCATCTGGAAAGTGGGCTTCACCGTAAACTCTTACGGTGGCAGACTGGGCACCATCTTTGCCAACTACGACTTCCGCAACTTCCGTCCGGACTATGTGCCGGCAGAATGGGTCATCGACTTGTATGACAGCAATGACCTGCGCGTTTCTTCTTTCTTCAAGGCCTACACCACCGGATACAGCCATGGGCTCACCTGGCCATTGCTGATGAAGTACTTCGGCAACCAAGACTTCATGAAGCAGTACAACATACTCCACGTCACCATGCCCAAAGTGTTTCGCCTGTCCGAGCAGTACCTGATTCGTGCGGAAGCCTACGTGCAGAAAGACCAGCCCGACTATGCCAAAGCGGGCAGTGACATCAGCGCCATCCGTACAGCCCGTTATTCTTCGTACGGCGGTTCTACTGCCATGAACAAGGAGAATGCCATGGACATCATCGAAGCAGAGCGTGTGAAAGAACTTTATATGGAGGGCTTCCGCTTGCAAGACCTGAAGCGTTGGCACAAGGGATTCAAGCGCAAACCGCAAGACCAGTCGCTGACCAACGGCAGCAGCCTGAAAGTGGAGAAAGACGATCCTCTGTTCGTATGGCCTATTCCCCAGCACGAGCTCGACTCTCCGGGTTCGCAGGTAGAACCTAATGAAAGTAACAAATAA
- a CDS encoding DUF4984 domain-containing protein, translating to MKKLLMGCMAALAALISLVGCEQDRVVYGGPNYLMFSDTIYYCPVQETNEIFNVPVSATETADRDRTFAVEVIDKKSNAVEGKHYKILSNTVTIKAGERAANVEVEGLYENIGINDSLGFALRLIIPENDRWDMYGTETKVVLRKICPFDINDFTGHCKVTSSYFGEFMQDVDMRLITSEVVEGEENTIVLRGYYYDGYDIKIKFTRNKVLDPLIEMKQQLCASTGEAFGTIHGNGKLLMSQPTQYVSYYSTCEKFIFQYTTLSVDNKDGSLYGVVGTFANIIEWISEAEWEKLKEQGY from the coding sequence ATGAAGAAACTATTAATGGGATGTATGGCAGCCTTGGCTGCTTTGATAAGCCTTGTCGGGTGCGAACAGGACAGGGTGGTATACGGCGGGCCCAATTATCTTATGTTTTCCGACACGATCTATTATTGTCCCGTGCAAGAAACGAATGAGATATTCAATGTCCCCGTATCAGCCACCGAGACTGCCGACCGCGACCGTACTTTTGCCGTAGAGGTAATAGATAAAAAAAGTAATGCCGTAGAAGGAAAACATTATAAAATCCTTTCGAACACAGTAACCATCAAGGCAGGCGAAAGAGCCGCCAACGTAGAGGTAGAAGGCCTTTACGAGAATATCGGCATCAACGATTCACTGGGCTTTGCCCTGCGCCTCATCATTCCGGAAAACGACCGCTGGGATATGTACGGTACAGAGACCAAAGTGGTGTTGCGCAAGATTTGCCCGTTCGACATCAACGACTTCACCGGACACTGCAAGGTGACTTCCTCCTATTTCGGCGAGTTTATGCAGGATGTGGACATGCGCCTGATAACCTCGGAAGTTGTGGAGGGTGAAGAGAACACCATTGTACTTCGCGGATACTACTATGACGGCTATGACATCAAGATAAAGTTCACCCGCAACAAGGTACTCGATCCACTCATTGAAATGAAACAGCAGTTGTGCGCCAGCACAGGTGAAGCGTTTGGAACCATTCATGGCAACGGCAAACTGCTGATGAGCCAGCCCACGCAGTACGTATCTTATTACAGCACCTGCGAAAAATTCATCTTCCAGTACACCACTTTGAGCGTAGACAACAAAGACGGCTCGCTCTACGGGGTTGTAGGTACTTTCGCCAACATCATCGAATGGATCAGCGAAGCCGAATGGGAAAAATTAAAAGAACAAGGATATTAA
- a CDS encoding DUF5003 domain-containing protein, with translation MRTLNLKGMSWIMALAMMFIVSFTSCSDDKEEGATTPVFPEEQAISCNAGETKVLTFDANMTWQLSSTAAIWCKFEVNGEDKEVVKGEAGKQSITIKVTDAAQEIGKTSEAQLKLDMGGETKVIATVTRSAKGYSLKIYDAEGNEITTEQGLEVGYKKQISFTVKANFRFAATSFPEWVILDGGSMAGEVNDKEEGELKIQATNGLTVKENGEYEKWPVEAGKDSKNVITFADEAGNASFSFPVFFKGMGAEDINITEPVISSRYGWNVSLDGKTFKLAGSMDGGENVITFNDKMEFTVVSLKDEYEVVLLDASNDQRTGRKVIKEMSSSWIKYIKNGNKVTLTVDKLNPDMEEYDSREGYALVIPKAQYEQIKEDIVANLVTTNEEGDQDLVYVYGQNNLLINLIQEEEKADGESFEILKGGYMPLTCNKVTDESILNKFHDYSVTAVYSVEVPKTENYNNVSINPLLSNWSNINGYSIYNTKNNSENTEIVSEPGENSISIDVPENPIYIVFKDKNSINKKILMVQFTADVFTVTDNMLNNINCTLHSNNSGWVSDLYGVDGNNIWEATPTSPQLYMIKFASSENTIKKLQCYNFDAEELTETTSDFNFNDTEASDVSIDSGTIYVYYGQGTYINYSIALLITTNTDEKYLLVVNKPAQ, from the coding sequence ATGAGAACATTAAATTTAAAAGGTATGAGTTGGATCATGGCATTGGCTATGATGTTTATTGTGTCATTCACAAGTTGTTCAGACGATAAAGAAGAAGGAGCCACTACCCCGGTATTTCCGGAAGAACAAGCCATTTCCTGTAATGCCGGCGAAACAAAGGTACTTACCTTTGACGCCAATATGACTTGGCAACTGAGTTCTACGGCAGCCATTTGGTGTAAGTTCGAGGTGAACGGCGAAGATAAAGAAGTTGTTAAAGGCGAAGCAGGCAAACAAAGTATAACGATTAAGGTTACGGATGCCGCACAAGAGATAGGCAAAACCAGTGAAGCGCAACTGAAATTGGATATGGGCGGCGAAACGAAAGTGATTGCCACCGTAACACGTTCTGCCAAAGGATATTCACTGAAAATATACGATGCTGAGGGAAATGAAATTACCACAGAACAAGGTCTTGAAGTAGGATACAAAAAACAGATATCGTTTACAGTAAAAGCCAACTTCCGTTTTGCTGCAACCAGTTTCCCTGAATGGGTCATTTTGGACGGTGGTTCAATGGCAGGTGAAGTAAATGATAAAGAAGAAGGTGAACTGAAAATTCAGGCAACCAACGGTTTAACAGTTAAAGAGAACGGTGAATATGAGAAATGGCCGGTTGAAGCTGGCAAAGACAGCAAGAATGTAATCACTTTCGCTGACGAAGCAGGAAACGCATCTTTCTCTTTCCCTGTTTTCTTCAAAGGAATGGGAGCTGAAGATATTAATATAACAGAACCTGTAATCTCCTCTCGCTATGGTTGGAACGTATCTCTGGACGGAAAAACTTTCAAATTAGCAGGAAGTATGGACGGAGGTGAAAACGTTATTACCTTTAATGATAAAATGGAATTTACTGTGGTATCACTCAAAGATGAATATGAAGTGGTGCTACTGGATGCTTCTAATGACCAGCGAACTGGTAGGAAAGTTATTAAAGAAATGAGCTCTTCGTGGATAAAGTATATTAAAAATGGGAATAAAGTAACTCTTACTGTGGATAAACTCAATCCTGACATGGAAGAGTATGACAGCAGAGAAGGTTATGCTCTTGTTATTCCAAAAGCTCAATATGAACAAATCAAAGAGGATATAGTAGCCAATCTTGTAACTACAAATGAAGAAGGAGACCAAGATTTGGTTTATGTTTATGGACAAAATAATCTCTTGATTAATTTGATTCAGGAAGAAGAGAAAGCAGATGGAGAATCTTTTGAGATATTAAAAGGTGGATACATGCCACTTACTTGCAACAAAGTTACAGACGAAAGCATTTTAAATAAGTTCCATGATTATTCAGTAACAGCTGTTTATTCGGTAGAGGTTCCCAAAACAGAAAACTATAATAACGTGTCAATCAATCCATTATTAAGTAATTGGTCAAATATAAATGGATACTCAATTTATAATACCAAAAATAACAGCGAAAACACAGAGATAGTTTCAGAACCAGGAGAAAATAGTATATCAATTGATGTACCTGAAAATCCCATTTATATTGTCTTCAAAGATAAAAATAGTATAAACAAGAAAATTTTAATGGTTCAATTTACTGCTGATGTATTTACTGTAACAGACAACATGCTAAACAACATTAATTGTACACTGCATAGTAACAACAGCGGCTGGGTTTCCGACCTATATGGTGTAGATGGCAATAACATTTGGGAGGCAACGCCTACTTCTCCTCAACTTTATATGATTAAATTTGCATCCTCAGAAAATACTATAAAAAAATTGCAATGTTATAATTTCGATGCAGAAGAATTGACGGAAACAACTTCTGATTTTAATTTTAACGACACTGAAGCTAGTGATGTATCTATAGATAGTGGCACTATATACGTATACTACGGACAGGGTACATATATTAACTATTCCATAGCTTTACTCATAACAACAAATACTGATGAGAAATATTTATTAGTGGTTAACAAACCTGCTCAATAA